TCAGCCGTGGGGGTGCCAACCCCCGAAGCGGGCCAACAGGCTGCGGGTCGCGTCGACCGACAGGCCGAGATCGGCGGCCACCGTCCGCGGGTCCTGGTCGCGGGCGTCGTGGGCCGGCCAGTGCGCGGTGCGTTGGGCGATGAGTTCCAGGGTGCGGGCGGCCTTGAGGGCGGCGGTCGGCGAGTCCCGGGCGAGTTTCTCCATCGCGGCGGTCACGGTCTGAAAGAGGGCTTCCAACTCGGCGGGGAGGGGGATCGTGGTGCCGGCGACGTCGCGGATGTGGGCGTCCCAGTCCTCCTCGCACCGCTCCGCGGTGCGCAGTCCACTCTCGTGGAACGGGGCCTCCCCCACTGTCGTCCAGTCGACGGTGTGACCGGTTCCGGTCCAGCCGCAGGAACACTCCACGCGCAGCACATGTGCCTTCGGGCGCGGTTGGTAGGTGCCGGCGCCGTCGTAGACGCTCCAATGGCGCACTTCCCAGCCCGAGCTGCCCGAGGCCGAGTCGAAGTAGACCGGCTTCGGGACCGACCCGTCGTCCAGGAGCACACCCACCCGGCCCTCGTGCGAGCGGCCGTACTCATCCGACGTCCACGTCTCGTCCGTCTCCACAGACACCTCCAACACCGTCCCACCGGGCCGCAGTTCTGCGGCCCCGGGACGACGATCTCGCACCCCGGGGTGCACGCGGGGCCGGAATCAGCGAGTTGACTCCGGACCACTATGAAGACCCCGGCAGGAAGCGGACCGGTGAACCGCCCTACGCACCGGCCGACACCGGGCCGGCGGCCGATCAGCGGTGATCTTCAAGGGGACATCGCCCGCCGTGTCACGGGACCGGGCCCTCGACATCGGGCGCGCCGGGAGCGGGAAACGCCCGGCCGCGCTTGGCGCCCGGCGCTGGACATGGGTGTGTGCCGGGCGACTGGCGGACTGCCCGGCACACGATCATCACGGCTCTGGCTGCCGCCCGTTCACGGGCGGCGGGCGTGGTCCTGGTTAGCGGCGGCGGCCCCAGGACTCGGTGTCGATGGTGTGGTTGCGGTCGTCGCGCAGGGTGGCGGTGTCGGAGCGGTTGTCCCAGACGTGGTCGCGCTTGCCCTGGAAGAGGTCGGTGCGGGTGTCGCGGCCGGATCCGGTGTGGATCCGGATGGTGGCGCGGCCGCCGATGCGGGCGTCGTGGAAGCGGTAGCGGTTGCCGTCGGAGTCCCGCAGCGTCCAGCCGCGCAGGTTGACCGGCTGGCGGGTGGTGTTGCGGATCTCGACCCACTCGCCGTTCAGGGACCGATTGGAACGGTCGTCACGCCCGGGAGCGTCGGCCTGGACGCGGGAGATCTCCACCCGCGGCTGCCGGTCATGCCCCCGATCCGCAGCGGTGGCCGGCAGAGCGGCGGCCGAGACGATGGCGCCGGCGGCGAGAACGGTCGCGGCGACACGGCGGGCGGTCGACGAAGCAGACATACGGTGACCCCTCAAGAACAGTGCTGCACCCGCCGATACGAGTCACGTAGCGGTGCGGGTGCCCGGCCCGTCGGTGGGCCGAGGACCCAAACTCTCGACCCGACACGGTGCCCACCACAGCCCCTGACGAGGCCGGTTACCGACCCTGGACATTCCCGTCACACACGCTTGGGTACTACACGCGGTCCGGGTGAGCGTGGCCCTGACATTCACTGACCGCTACACCGAGCCAGCGCGCGCACCGCGCAGTCGATCAATGCGCCCGGAGCGCACCACCAGGCGCACTCCTCCGCCCGTCACCCAACCGGAGCAGCAAGTTCCGTAACAGCCGTTCCGCACGATTCTTCGCACGCACACGCGGAAACCGTGCCTCAGAACGAATCCGTCCGCCCGTCACGGCGACCGCCCCGCCGACTCGGCGGTGAGCCGGCCCGGTACAGGCAGGGGTGCGCGGCTCGACCGTTGAGCGACCTCCGAAGCCGGCAGGCCCTGCGGAGCGACCGAGAGGGCGCCGGGCGACACGACCCTCCCCGAACCCGGGCACGCCCGCCGGCGTGACGTCCAGGCACAGCCCTTTGAAGCGCAGGGGTGGCGGTAGCGCCGCCTCGGTCGATGGCAGTGTCGGCGCTGATCTCCGCGGCCAACTCCGGGCGGACCTGGGTCGTGTCCAGGGTGTCGCGTGAGCCCCAGGTCGAGGCGAACCGCACCCCGGCCCAAGGGTGTCCGGGGACCGGCGGGTGTCAGGTGTTCTGCGACCGTGCGGGCCGCGGGCGGGCGCAGGGGGAAGGTGCGGCCGATGTCGTGGAGGCGCCCGGCCTGGTCGTGGCGGCCGAGGACCAGGAGCGGCGGGCGGCGGGCGTGCCAGTGACCGCGAGCGGACTCGCTGCCCGGTAGGTTCGCCGAACCCGGCGCCGACATGGGCGCGCCGGGCGGGGCCGCGCTCGGACAGGCTCACCCCTCGAAGACGCGGTACGCCCGTCTGGACAGCCGGTCGCCTGGTTCCGGTCTGCGCACCGAGGACCCGCTCTGCTCTGTCTCGCCGAGCGCGCCTGCGCGGTCAACACAACGCCCCCGGGCCATTGCTGGGCGCGGGGGCGTCATGGGGTGGGGAAACTAGTGGTACCAGTTCATGGCCCAGTCCTGGGAGCGGGGCCAGTCTCCGGAGCAGGTCCACAGAGTCATCCAGGTCCCGTTGGCCTGGCTGTCGCCGTAGTTGGTCACGCACTTGTCACCGACCCAACTGGTCGTCCTGTTGCGGGCAAGGCTGTAGTCGCCCACCTCCCACTGCTGCAGGTTGCTGCCCGTGCAGGTCCACAGCGTGAGAACGGTCCCGTTGGCGGTGCTGTTGCCCTTGGGGGTGACGCACTTTCCGCTCGCCACGTGAATGAGCGTGTGATTGTCGCTGGTGAGCTGGAACTTCTGGGCGTAGGAGTTCGTACAGTCCCACAGCGTGAGCACGGTCCCGTTGGCGTTGCTGTTGCCCTGCGGCGTCGCGCACTTGACCGAGTTGGGCGTGTTGTTCTTCCACTCCCCACCTGCCGCCCATGCGTAGGAAGACGTCGAGTTGATCATCATGAACGAAAGGAACATCGCGACAAAAGCCGCCAGATATCCGGTTCTTCTCTTCATTTCCATGCCCTTGCTTGATGTCCAAAGAACGCATCGGAGTCTGATGCGACCCGAGTTTCCGGGCGATATTACATGATCATCATGGTGCGCATATCGACTAAAATGCGCTAATAGTACACATGGGCTTCGGCTTGCGCTGAAGGACGGCCCGCCACTGGGCGACGTAGGTTGTCGGCGTCTCCACTTCAACTCATTCCGCACACGCCGAATGAGTCAGAATGATGTCAACAGTGCTGATTCCAGGGTTGATTGAGGACCAAGCCGTAAGCCGCGTACGTGTACGCGACGCCCGATGTCCACCCCTGCGGAGGACAAGCCGCCACCCGGCCAGTGACCAAAGAGCAGCCGTCGCAGGGCTCGGTAGGCTCGCCGCACCCGCGCCGACATGGGTGCGCCGGGCAGGGCCGTGCACGGACAGGCTCACCCCTCGAAGATGCGGTACAGCGGCCCGACACAGCCCCGGCAGCCCTCACGGACCGCCGGGGCTCTCCGTTGTCCCGCCCGTGCGCCGTATCGGGTCGCTACGCGGCGTCGATCGCCGGTCGACGTCGCCCAGCCAGGACCGGCGGGCCGGAGTCGGAGGGCTTCAACACGGGCCGGCGGGCGACCCACAGGCCCGGCTGCGGCCACTCGTACAACCTGGACACCACCGACGTCGAGCCGTCCAGGTCGATCGCCACCTGATAGACGGTGCGCCCGCCCGCGTGATCCTGCCGGGCCTTGACCGGCGCGAGCCTCCACGCCCCGCAGCTCCAGATGGCCAGGGGCGGGCGGTCACCGGCCGGCCACGTCCACACCCGGGGCGCCGGCCCGTCCTGCGGCCCCCACGGCCGCAACGCCACCGGCTCCTTCTCGCTCATCAGCCGGCAGCGGACCGCAGAGCCTTGCAGCTGGCACAGGGGCGAGGCCCCGTGGCCGTACCTGCAACAGGACTGGCGGCTTCTCTGCACTAGTCACACCCGCGAAAGGTCATGCTTTGGCGCCGGACAAGCCACTGGTGACGACAATGGCGGCCACATCGCCGCCCTCCGTCCGCCCCAACCAGACGATGCCGCCTGACTCCGCTCCGAACGTCACCAGGTCGGCTTGTTGCGACTCGTCACTGATCCGCTCGCACCCGTCCGCAAGCTGCCCGCTTCCACGCGGTTCCCACCGCCCGTCCACGCACGTGCGAAATGGTGCGGACAGGGTCGTCCAAGCGCCGGCGTCGGCGAAGCAGCCGACGTTGTGGTCGGCTGCGAACCTCGGTTCCTCCCCTGGCGGAAGACGGTCGATGTCGTCATCGACACCCAGGCCCATCTCCCACCCGACCACAGGGTCATCGCTGATGCGCAGGCGCGTCGCTGCGCACTCCACGCCGTCGAACTGCTCGCCGAAGAACTCGTACGGGCCCGCCGTCCACGCGATCTCCACCGGGTAGACGCCCGGGGGAATGCGCACCGCCAGTTCCCGCGGGGGCCGCGTCGGCGCCCCTTGCTCGTATCTCCCGGTGTCATCGTCGTCCCACGGTGCATCGACAACAAGACGGCCACTGGGTACACGAAGAGTGGTCACCTCCTCGATGCCCGTCACAACGATGGGCGTTGTCGGATCGTCGTACACCGTCCCCAGCTGAGCACCGGGCGTGAAAGCCGCCTCCAGGTACCAGGCGGCCTCAGGCCCCGCCGTCAACCGCGCGTTACCGACCCACTTCATGTCCCACCCCTCCCCACCACCCAGTCGGACGGCCAACCGAAAGGTACGTGGCCCGGCTGACATCGGCGCCTCCCATACGGCCGAGACCGCTGCAAGCCGGCAGGCAGGGCGGCCAAGACACGACAAGGCTCAATCGCAATCGTTGGTGCAGTTAACAGGCCACCGTGCGCACGGGCCGGTCTGGGAGGGCGACCAGGTCGCCGGCGTGGGGCGCGGCGGGGCGGGTGTGGCCATCGGGATCCCGTTCTGGTGGGGGGCTGTTCTCGGACATAGAATAGAACGAGTGTCCGATATTCTCCCGCCTGACGTGGCGCGCCTGCGCACCGTCGTCACCTACCTTCGGGCCGCCCTCGGCCGCGCCGAACAGGCTCTCGCCGTCGCGGAGACACAGGCGTCCCTGGACGCGGGTCGCCGCCCGCTGCCCGAGCCGCCCGCGTGCTGATCGAACACGGCATCGGCGCGGGCCGACCGCTCATCCGCGTCCACGCCCGGCGGATGCTGGGACACACGCAACCGCTGCTCGGCCATCGACGTCGAGCAGGCGCGCCGCGCCCTGGCCGAGGGAGTACCCGGCTGCCCGCACTGCCGACCACACGTCACCCTCGACCTGCTGGACTGAGGTCGTCAGGGCCGCGGCGCCGTGTGCTCGCGTGCGTCCATGTAGGAGCTGATCCGACCGGCGTCGTGCATGAGCGCCGCCAACTGCGCGCCCGCCCACAGGGCAAGCGTCAAGGCGATCTCCCGCGCGTCCTCGACCTCGTGGCCGGTACGGGGATAGAGCAGGTACGGCACCCCGATCTGCGCGAGACGCTCGGAACCGGTGGGGTCCTGCGCACGGGCATCCAGGTCGGCGGCGACGACCGACAGGATCTCGATCGCGGTGGGCCCGGCCGGATGGGCGTGCCGCTGCGCCCTGCACACCTCGTCGCCGAAGTCGCGCAGCCACCGCTCCATCCCGGCCCGGTCGAGCTGCTGAACGAGGTAGGCGCACAGGTCGATCGCCAGCCACTGCGCCAGCAGCAGCGAGTCCGCGCGCAGCGTTCCGCCCCTC
This region of Streptomyces sp. NBC_00513 genomic DNA includes:
- a CDS encoding lamin tail domain-containing protein is translated as MSASSTARRVAATVLAAGAIVSAAALPATAADRGHDRQPRVEISRVQADAPGRDDRSNRSLNGEWVEIRNTTRQPVNLRGWTLRDSDGNRYRFHDARIGGRATIRIHTGSGRDTRTDLFQGKRDHVWDNRSDTATLRDDRNHTIDTESWGRRR
- a CDS encoding RICIN domain-containing protein, coding for MKRRTGYLAAFVAMFLSFMMINSTSSYAWAAGGEWKNNTPNSVKCATPQGNSNANGTVLTLWDCTNSYAQKFQLTSDNHTLIHVASGKCVTPKGNSTANGTVLTLWTCTGSNLQQWEVGDYSLARNRTTSWVGDKCVTNYGDSQANGTWMTLWTCSGDWPRSQDWAMNWYH
- a CDS encoding DUF4241 domain-containing protein, translating into MKWVGNARLTAGPEAAWYLEAAFTPGAQLGTVYDDPTTPIVVTGIEEVTTLRVPSGRLVVDAPWDDDDTGRYEQGAPTRPPRELAVRIPPGVYPVEIAWTAGPYEFFGEQFDGVECAATRLRISDDPVVGWEMGLGVDDDIDRLPPGEEPRFAADHNVGCFADAGAWTTLSAPFRTCVDGRWEPRGSGQLADGCERISDESQQADLVTFGAESGGIVWLGRTEGGDVAAIVVTSGLSGAKA